GGGATTTTGCCATAGTATTATCTTATTGGGGCCATCTATATCTCCACTAACTAATTGCAAAGGTACAAcagatgtaaaaaatatactcgAGTCCGAGTCGCATTCACTATTAAAAACTTGTTTGTATTCACTTTGTTGAGAACTACCATCACAACCCCAtttggaaattaaatataatttttcaaaatatttatcactcACTGAATCAATATACTACCCTGGCcctgtgattttaaaattctttgagTAGTTATATCTAATAATGCTTGTAATTTCACTTCAGCACAACTTTCTGTTATTTGCAAACAAGATTTATCAGgataacattcattttttgcGTATCTTAAAAGATGATATGCAGGATAAATATTACAACCATGTTTTTTTGCCTGTGTCCTAATTAAATTGTACTGATGCTTTGTCAACTGAGCCTCAATAAGCAAAGAAAGAGCTTCGTCATTAGAAATaaccttaattttatttttactgtctttataagattttttgtACTTTGAAGCTCTTGTAGGTGTTgtacatgtaatattttttataacgtaAGCACTATCTACATTTCCAGATTTTCTTAGAGACATTTGAGCAGCATATGAAAGCATAGTTGGACTATATTGGGTACGTAATTGTTccgtttttcttctttttgatCGATCACTACTATCATGAAATGATGTGGAAGGCCGACCTCTAGATTTGCCCGACTGAGTTGAAATCTTTGAAGGAAAATGTATTTCAGTGTCTAaccagattttattttttgatagaaaTATGTTCTTTTTTCTCTGTGATGATTGCCATTTAGATTTAAACTCACTAATgaagtatgataataatttatttaaggaaTTTTCTGGACATTCTGTTAATGTAACTAAACGTTTCTTTAAATGGTCAAATCgtgcattaaaatgtttagcatTAATTTCTTgcattatatgaaataatgttCTCCGACTTAAAGACATATGATTATCACCAgatcctaaaatattataatattataacattagtataaaaataccaagtgtagtttgaataaaaacaattttaatacgttTAATCACATGTATGTGAATCAAAAGTAATTTACACAATAAAGCGCAAATATGcgcaattgttttttaatttttttgaaactgcATAACATACACTAAAAAAAGATAAGATTGTATGGACTCGGACTATCTCGGaagtttactaaaattaatgatgaattttgtgtttgtatattttattttaattcttgtattttttattaaaattgtatataaaaatataaagataaattgattttatattttattaaacttaaatactatatacatacctcCAGGTAAcgagttcattttttttttcgtaaaaataactatacaacaaaaaatatcagCTATGTTCTAACAAAACTTTTTGTACAGAATAATACCGACGTACGCGTCGCATCTGTAATGCCATACTGTGGAGTATTATtgcaatacaattaatactgGTAACAacgtaaaatattacgtaattgctttaatattatctcTATTAGATAAACTATCAACAATTATCATTCTAGATgcattttgaaatttctaattttggcCAGGTTTTTACGACAATATCCCACTGTGCGGCGCAAGATACCATAAGTGTCCACAAAATTTATGTGTAGCTGTATTAGAAATAGCTTTATCTGGGTattcgattaatttttttaaaaatataaagtcatTATAAGGTGCATCAGTTGCAGCAGGGCATCCTAAACCATGCTTCTACGTATATCGTAActagaaaaatacatatatcacGAAGTGCATTCTCTTCtcgaatattaagtttaaattgttttcgaaacatatatatttttaatgaataaattgctTTTGACATCCATCTGGCATGGTAAAAAGCACCAGGatagtgaaaaaatataccatttgGTGGGTTTTCACCTAGAAAAATAACAGTCAACTCTAGAAGTTCTTTATAATCATCTCtacattgttgtttttttaaattttgtaaacagAAGTCTATAATTTGagatttatttgtttcaacTATAGATTTTACAACTGCATCATTTATTCCAGtttcatacttttttaaatcaatttcggGCCAGGCTTgttggaattttttaaaaataggaaCATCAGGaccaatagtatttatttttaatttaacttcaaaaacACTTCTTAGCACTAATTCGAATATATGTCGCCTACaaggtaaatataaaagatttcGTCCTATCAGTTGTTCCAATATAATACAGGCACCGTTTAACCGACCTGTGTTTGATGCCGTCGTATCACAACATAAAGCTTGTACTTTATTTGTTACAccccaattatttataatatcaaatattgcaTTTGCTTGTTGTTCACCAGTACCACTTTTGAGCTTTGGAACACCAAGTAATTGAGTTATTCCCTCAAACGAAACAATTACAGGTAATCTatct
The Aphis gossypii isolate Hap1 unplaced genomic scaffold, ASM2018417v2 Contig00574, whole genome shotgun sequence DNA segment above includes these coding regions:
- the LOC126554664 gene encoding uncharacterized protein LOC126554664: MNSLPGGSGDNHMSLSRRTLFHIMQEINAKHFNARFDHLKKRLVTLTECPENSLNKLLSYFISEFKSKWQSSQRKKNIFLSKNKIWLDTEIHFPSKISTQSGKSRGRPSTSFHDSSDRSKRRKTEQLRTQYSPTMLSYAAQMSLRKSGNVDSAYVIKNITCTTPTRASKYKKSYKDSKNKIKVISNDEALSLLIEAQLTKHQYNLIRTQAKKHGCNIYPAYHLLRYAKNECYPDKSCLQITESCAEVKLQALLDITTQRILKSQGQGSILIQ